The sequence GTGTGGTGGTGGTGCACCACGACCCGAACCTGGATCGGACGACCGATGGTTCCGGGGCGATCGCGACGAAGACGTGGGAGCAGCTGAAGGGCGTCAAGGTCGGCGGGAAGGTGCCGTTGTCGCGGCTGGAGGACGTGCTGGAGGAGCTGCCGGACGCGCGGTTCAACATCGACGTGAAGGCCGATCAGGCGGTGGAGCCGTTCGTGCGGGTGCTGGAGCGGACGGGTGCGCACGACCGGGTGGCGGCGGCGGCGTTTTCGGACGCGCGGCTGGTGCGGTTGCGGAAGCTGGCGGGGCCGAAGCTGGTGACGGCGATGGGGCCGCGGTCGGCGTTCGCGTTGTGGGCGCGGGGGAAGCTGCCGCTGCTCCCCCTCGGGCGGCTGGTGCTGGGGGCGATGGCGCAGGTGCCGGTGCGGCAGGGTGCGTTGCGGGTGGTGGACAAGGCGTTCCTGTCGATCGCGGGGCGGTCCGGGATCGAGGTGCACACGTGGACGATCGACGATCCGGCGGAGATGCGGATGCTGCTGGACCTGGGGGTGCACGGGATCGTGACGGACCGGCCGGACCTGCTGCGCGAGGTGCTGATCGAGCGGGGTACGTGGCAGCAGGCCTGACCGGGCCGGATCAGCGGGGTGGTTTGCCCTGCCAGGCGGCGGTCCAGGTCTTCGGGCCGAGCAGGCCGCTGTCCTTGATGCCGTTGGCGCGCTGGAGGTCGAGGACGGCGGTGCGGGTCTTCTCGTAGTAGCAGCCGGTGCCGGTGAAGCCGTAGCCGTAGGCGTTCATGCGCAGCTGGAAGGCCTTGAGCGGGGCGGCGCAGTCGCCGTATTGGTAGACGACGCCGGGCCAGGCGGGCATCGGGCCGCCGGGGGGTGGCGGGGTGGGTGCGGGGGCCGGTCCCCCGCCGATGTAGGCGGAGTCGGCGTAGGTGGGGATGCGCTTGCTGCGGGCGTCGGCGTCGCCGGCGAGCTTGAGCATGCCGGCGCACTGCCAGGGTTGCCAGCCGCGCATGCGGTAGAGGTAGAGGGCGCGGTAGTCCTGTTCGGCGGGTGCGGCCTGGTCGGGGCGGCCGGTGCCGCCGACGCTGCGCCAGGTGGGCAGGTCGAACTGGTAGGCGCCGTAGTAGCCGTTGCCGGTGTTGGTGGCGTAGCGGCCGCTGGATTCGCACATGCGGAGCTTGGCCCAGGTCGTCGACGCGGGGTCCGCGGTGGCGACGGCGGGGACGGTCAGCTGCAGACCCATGGCGGCGAAGGCGAGGAGAAGGATCCTCGCGGTGGTGCGTCTCCGGATCTGGATCATGGGAGCACAGTAGGAGTGTGTCCCACTGACCACAAGGGACACACTGCGCGCCTCAGTCTCACATGAAACTCTGTTCACACGCGTTCGCGACACGCCGCGAGGGCCGGAACCG is a genomic window of Amycolatopsis lexingtonensis containing:
- a CDS encoding transglycosylase family protein, which translates into the protein MIQIRRRTTARILLLAFAAMGLQLTVPAVATADPASTTWAKLRMCESSGRYATNTGNGYYGAYQFDLPTWRSVGGTGRPDQAAPAEQDYRALYLYRMRGWQPWQCAGMLKLAGDADARSKRIPTYADSAYIGGGPAPAPTPPPPGGPMPAWPGVVYQYGDCAAPLKAFQLRMNAYGYGFTGTGCYYEKTRTAVLDLQRANGIKDSGLLGPKTWTAAWQGKPPR
- a CDS encoding glycerophosphodiester phosphodiesterase; its protein translation is MQSSFPYLADPLPRAFAHRGWHLDELDGLENSLPAFKRACAEGYRYLETDVHATADGVVVVHHDPNLDRTTDGSGAIATKTWEQLKGVKVGGKVPLSRLEDVLEELPDARFNIDVKADQAVEPFVRVLERTGAHDRVAAAAFSDARLVRLRKLAGPKLVTAMGPRSAFALWARGKLPLLPLGRLVLGAMAQVPVRQGALRVVDKAFLSIAGRSGIEVHTWTIDDPAEMRMLLDLGVHGIVTDRPDLLREVLIERGTWQQA